The following are encoded together in the Serratia sp. UGAL515B_01 genome:
- a CDS encoding ArsC family reductase encodes MTLTMYGIKNCDTIKKARRWLEEQGVAYQFHDYRADGLDEQRLRRFVERLGWQPLLNTRGTTWRKLDEAQRTACNNPDAAIALMLEHPAIIKRPLLDDGKSNTLLGFSTDSYQQYISEVSS; translated from the coding sequence ATGACATTAACCATGTATGGTATCAAAAATTGTGACACCATTAAAAAAGCACGCCGTTGGCTGGAAGAACAGGGAGTTGCTTACCAGTTTCACGACTATCGCGCAGATGGCCTGGATGAGCAGCGCCTACGGCGTTTTGTTGAACGTCTTGGCTGGCAGCCGCTGCTCAATACACGTGGCACCACTTGGCGCAAACTGGACGAAGCGCAGCGCACCGCGTGTAATAATCCCGATGCTGCCATTGCCCTAATGCTGGAACACCCGGCAATCATCAAACGTCCCCTGCTGGATGATGGCAAGAGCAATACCCTGCTAGGATTCAGTACCGATAGCTATCAGCAATATATTTCCGAGGTTAGTTCATGA
- a CDS encoding YpfN family protein encodes MQWLADYWWIILVILVGMVLNGIKELRRLDHKKFLTHKPKIPPHRDNNAQWDDEDDWPKKK; translated from the coding sequence ATGCAATGGTTAGCTGACTATTGGTGGATCATTCTGGTTATATTGGTTGGCATGGTCCTGAATGGGATCAAGGAATTACGCCGCCTTGACCATAAAAAATTTCTCACTCATAAACCCAAAATCCCGCCTCACCGCGATAATAATGCTCAATGGGATGATGAGGACGATTGGCCGAAGAAGAAATAA
- the dapE gene encoding succinyl-diaminopimelate desuccinylase: MICPVIELAQQLIKRPSLSPNDEGCQALMIARLQAIGFTIEPMDFGDTQNFWAWRGHGTTLAFAGHTDVVPAGDEKQWDHPPFEPTIRDGMLYGRGAADMKGSLAAMLVAAERFVAANPNHKGRLAFLITSDEEASATHGTVKVVEALMARNERLDYCLVGEPSSTERVGDVVKNGRRGSITANLRIHGIQGHVAYPQLADNPVHRAIPALNELVAIEWDKGNEFFPPTSMQIANVQAGTGSNNVIPGEMLVQFNFRFSTELTDSMIKQRVQELLDRHQLNYSLEWWLSGQPFLTERGALVDAVVNAVEHYGEIAPQLLTTGGTSDGRFIAQMGAQVVELGPVNATIHKVNECVHAADLQLLSRMYQRIMEQLVA; this comes from the coding sequence ATGATTTGCCCTGTTATTGAACTGGCACAGCAACTCATCAAGCGCCCTTCACTTAGTCCGAATGATGAAGGTTGTCAGGCACTGATGATCGCTCGCCTGCAAGCTATTGGTTTTACCATTGAGCCGATGGACTTTGGCGATACACAAAACTTTTGGGCCTGGCGTGGTCATGGCACAACGCTGGCGTTTGCCGGCCACACCGATGTCGTGCCAGCCGGGGATGAAAAGCAGTGGGATCACCCGCCGTTTGAACCAACAATCCGAGACGGCATGCTGTATGGCCGTGGTGCTGCCGATATGAAAGGTTCATTGGCTGCCATGTTGGTTGCCGCTGAACGTTTTGTTGCAGCAAATCCCAACCACAAAGGCCGCCTGGCATTCCTGATCACATCAGATGAAGAAGCCAGCGCCACTCACGGTACCGTAAAAGTGGTCGAAGCCCTGATGGCACGCAATGAGCGCCTTGATTATTGTCTGGTAGGCGAGCCTTCCAGCACCGAGCGCGTAGGGGATGTGGTGAAAAATGGCCGCCGTGGTTCTATCACCGCCAATCTGCGTATTCATGGCATTCAAGGGCACGTGGCCTACCCACAATTGGCAGATAATCCAGTACATCGCGCAATACCTGCACTAAACGAACTGGTTGCTATTGAATGGGATAAAGGGAACGAGTTTTTCCCACCAACCAGCATGCAAATTGCTAACGTGCAGGCAGGTACTGGCAGTAATAACGTGATCCCTGGCGAGATGCTTGTTCAGTTTAATTTCCGTTTCAGTACTGAACTCACCGACAGCATGATCAAACAACGTGTGCAGGAGCTGCTAGATCGCCACCAATTAAACTACAGCCTCGAATGGTGGTTGTCCGGTCAACCATTCCTTACCGAACGCGGTGCTCTGGTCGACGCTGTGGTCAATGCGGTGGAGCACTATGGGGAAATAGCCCCGCAGTTGCTGACCACTGGCGGAACTTCAGATGGCCGATTCATCGCACAAATGGGAGCCCAAGTGGTTGAGTTGGGGCCGGTTAATGCCACCATCCATAAAGTGAATGAGTGTGTGCACGCTGCAGATCTGCAACTGCTCAGCCGCATGTATCAACGTATCATGGAGCAATTGGTCGCATGA
- the ypfM gene encoding protein YpfM, whose amino-acid sequence MVDRELTNWKDFIDEMLGN is encoded by the coding sequence ATGGTTGATCGTGAGTTAACAAACTGGAAAGACTTCATCGATGAGATGTTAGGCAACTAA
- a CDS encoding M15 family metallopeptidase, producing the protein MMTPEMLTGQSTEHLAVLSGHHRLQPAAVAAFEHMQQAAKAAGLDLQPASTFRDFDRQLAIWNDKFCGKRPVLNEHCRPIDVMQLPVAERCEAILRWSALPGASRHHWGSDLDVYAPSLLPEGKKLQLEPWEYQEGGYFHLLDQWMAAHMAEFGFYRPFTENQGGVAVEPWHLSYRPLAKEAEHLLTPELLLASWRDKDVAGAQWLEEHLPSIFTRFIHHEGKA; encoded by the coding sequence ATGATGACACCGGAAATGCTGACCGGCCAGTCAACGGAACACTTGGCCGTGCTGAGTGGTCACCATCGGTTGCAACCCGCTGCCGTCGCCGCCTTTGAACACATGCAGCAGGCGGCAAAGGCAGCCGGTTTGGATCTGCAACCGGCCAGTACCTTTCGTGATTTCGACAGGCAATTGGCCATCTGGAACGACAAGTTCTGCGGTAAACGCCCTGTGTTAAATGAACATTGCCGACCAATAGATGTTATGCAGCTACCGGTGGCCGAGCGTTGTGAAGCTATCCTGCGTTGGTCGGCACTGCCAGGCGCAAGCCGCCATCACTGGGGCAGCGATCTGGATGTCTACGCCCCATCATTACTGCCGGAAGGGAAAAAATTGCAGTTAGAGCCTTGGGAATATCAAGAAGGCGGCTATTTCCATCTACTGGATCAGTGGATGGCTGCGCATATGGCCGAGTTTGGTTTCTACCGCCCATTTACCGAAAACCAAGGTGGCGTCGCCGTAGAACCTTGGCACCTGAGCTACCGCCCACTGGCAAAGGAGGCCGAGCATTTATTAACGCCTGAGCTACTGCTAGCATCCTGGCGGGACAAGGACGTGGCCGGTGCACAATGGCTCGAAGAGCATTTACCATCGATATTTACGCGTTTTATACACCATGAGGGAAAGGCATAA
- the ypfH gene encoding esterase: protein MKHEYFVVQSPATPAEQLILLFHGVGDNPVAMGEIGSYFAKEFPQALVVSIGGPFVSGPGRQWFSVQEITEANRVQRITEVMPTFVETVRYWQQYSGVSYAGTALVGFSQGAIMALEGLKAESQLAGRVVAFSGRFAQQPETGFGETVVHLIHGETDTVIMLEHARAAAAGLQAVGCDFTLDVEDGVGHAINQGMMNKALERLHYYVPQRYWEEAMFGKRGDLIAFR from the coding sequence ATGAAACATGAATATTTTGTTGTCCAAAGCCCTGCCACACCGGCGGAACAATTGATCCTGCTATTTCATGGTGTTGGGGATAATCCGGTGGCGATGGGCGAGATAGGCAGTTATTTCGCCAAAGAATTCCCACAGGCATTGGTTGTGAGCATTGGTGGTCCTTTTGTTTCCGGTCCTGGCCGTCAGTGGTTTTCTGTTCAAGAGATCACGGAAGCCAACCGTGTGCAACGCATAACCGAGGTAATGCCAACGTTTGTTGAAACCGTGCGTTACTGGCAACAGTACAGCGGTGTGAGTTATGCAGGAACGGCACTGGTAGGGTTTTCTCAAGGCGCGATTATGGCGTTGGAAGGTTTGAAGGCGGAATCGCAACTGGCTGGGCGCGTTGTGGCCTTTAGTGGCCGGTTCGCCCAACAACCAGAAACGGGCTTTGGCGAAACAGTGGTTCACCTTATTCATGGTGAAACAGATACCGTCATTATGCTGGAGCATGCCCGCGCGGCAGCTGCCGGATTACAAGCGGTTGGCTGTGACTTTACTTTAGATGTTGAGGACGGAGTCGGCCATGCGATTAATCAGGGAATGATGAACAAGGCTTTGGAACGTTTGCATTACTATGTGCCACAGCGTTATTGGGAAGAGGCAATGTTTGGCAAGCGTGGTGATTTGATCGCATTCAGATAA